The following coding sequences lie in one Leptospira saintgironsiae genomic window:
- a CDS encoding glycosyltransferase family 2 protein: MAESVKTKETSSPKKKKSKAKAPLSRNEVRERFLKKLSVAIITYNEEANIGDCIKSCRDIADEIVVLDSNSTDKTKEISESFPEVRFSSQNFKGHVEQKNDAISLCKNEWILSLDADERLSEELKISLRAFLESPEDPSLNGLKVSRLTFHMGRFIRFSGWYPQTKYRIIRKSKSKWAGENPHDYLVVEGKGKKIKGDILHYSFADLAQQVDTINKFSSIVSWTRWKKNKNFSLARTIIKPFGKFVEIYVFKLGFLDGFPGFTIAISSAYSTFLKEAKVYEMGKKLIERPSNLRKDYGN; the protein is encoded by the coding sequence ATGGCAGAATCCGTTAAAACCAAGGAAACTTCTTCCCCTAAAAAAAAGAAATCTAAAGCCAAGGCACCCTTGAGCAGAAATGAGGTCCGGGAAAGATTTCTAAAAAAACTTTCAGTCGCGATCATCACTTATAATGAAGAAGCGAATATCGGGGATTGTATTAAATCTTGCCGAGATATTGCAGACGAGATCGTTGTTTTAGATTCAAATAGTACAGACAAAACCAAAGAGATCAGTGAGTCCTTTCCAGAGGTTCGTTTTTCCTCTCAGAATTTTAAAGGGCATGTAGAACAGAAGAATGACGCGATCTCTCTCTGTAAGAATGAATGGATCCTGTCTTTGGATGCGGATGAACGACTGAGCGAAGAACTTAAAATATCTCTCCGTGCATTTTTAGAAAGTCCGGAAGATCCTTCCTTAAATGGACTCAAAGTTTCCAGGCTTACATTTCATATGGGAAGGTTTATCCGCTTTTCAGGCTGGTATCCTCAGACCAAATATCGAATTATTCGAAAATCAAAGTCCAAATGGGCAGGAGAAAATCCTCACGACTATCTAGTGGTAGAAGGAAAAGGTAAAAAGATAAAAGGGGATATACTACATTATAGTTTTGCAGACCTTGCACAACAAGTGGATACGATCAATAAATTCTCTTCTATCGTTTCCTGGACTCGCTGGAAGAAGAATAAAAATTTCTCCCTGGCCCGTACGATCATCAAACCTTTTGGAAAATTTGTAGAGATCTATGTTTTCAAACTTGGTTTCCTAGACGGATTTCCTGGATTTACGATCGCGATCTCTTCTGCATATTCCACTTTTCTAAAAGAAGCAAAGGTCTACGAAATGGGGAAAAAATTGATAGAACGCCCTTCTAATCTCCGAAAAGATTACGGGAACTAA
- a CDS encoding DUF4505 family protein: MRIYFYRIDSNARLFHEDSELTDKKFLEFFFTHLEKNRTGKYPEYAYISPCGKEMNFVRTEHYPVLFKHRIGDKLYYGGEKGILFQPENLKFDSFGNLLHPFQKEIWGRVSTEILLDPELEWRENPENWDLIWNGKNFLIPKFDPGLSD; the protein is encoded by the coding sequence TTGAGGATCTATTTCTATCGAATCGACTCGAATGCTAGACTTTTCCATGAAGATTCAGAGCTGACGGATAAAAAGTTTTTAGAGTTCTTTTTCACTCATCTAGAAAAAAACCGTACAGGCAAATATCCTGAATATGCCTATATCTCTCCCTGTGGGAAAGAAATGAACTTTGTGCGAACAGAACATTATCCAGTTCTGTTTAAACATAGAATTGGAGATAAACTCTATTACGGAGGAGAAAAAGGGATCTTATTCCAGCCTGAAAATTTGAAATTTGATTCTTTCGGAAATCTACTCCACCCTTTTCAAAAAGAGATCTGGGGAAGAGTTTCTACAGAAATCCTTTTAGATCCGGAACTGGAATGGAGAGAAAATCCTGAAAATTGGGATCTGATCTGGAACGGCAAAAATTTTCTTATCCCCAAATTTGATCCAGGACTTTCAGATTAA
- a CDS encoding ATP-binding cassette domain-containing protein has protein sequence MERNHLTETILSIQDLNVKIGSSHILKNFDFQISKKEVHALVGESGSGKSTFASTVLGLLNEEAIVTWEKFSIFSQDIQSGDFSLWKTWRGKRISLIPQTAAIGLHPFLSIGSQILEYFSLIQPELANPETGIRLLKEFGLSDPNAAWNARPHQLSGGERQRILVLLSVYSGAELILADEPTSALDPITGKAILELLRTRVKDLGAGLLFISHDLSSAKELADTITVMKSGEKLETLKQQNGSWEPHLEYSRKLFTLDENPA, from the coding sequence TTGGAGAGAAATCACCTCACCGAAACTATTCTTTCTATACAAGATCTGAATGTAAAAATCGGGTCTTCTCATATTCTTAAAAACTTCGATTTCCAAATTTCTAAAAAGGAAGTTCATGCGCTTGTTGGAGAATCCGGAAGCGGAAAATCCACTTTTGCAAGCACAGTCCTTGGGCTTCTAAATGAAGAAGCTATCGTAACCTGGGAAAAGTTTTCTATCTTCTCCCAAGACATACAAAGTGGGGATTTCTCTCTTTGGAAAACTTGGCGAGGAAAACGGATCAGTTTGATCCCTCAGACCGCAGCAATTGGTCTTCATCCATTTTTAAGTATAGGATCACAGATCCTAGAATATTTCTCTCTCATCCAACCGGAACTTGCAAATCCAGAAACTGGTATCAGACTCCTAAAAGAATTTGGACTTTCTGATCCTAATGCTGCCTGGAATGCGAGACCTCACCAACTTTCTGGAGGAGAAAGACAGAGGATTTTAGTACTACTTTCGGTGTATTCTGGAGCAGAGCTGATTCTGGCAGACGAGCCCACTTCTGCTTTGGATCCGATCACTGGAAAGGCGATCCTGGAACTTTTGAGAACCAGGGTGAAAGATCTGGGAGCGGGTCTTCTATTTATCAGCCATGATCTTAGTTCTGCCAAGGAGCTAGCCGATACTATAACTGTAATGAAAAGTGGAGAAAAACTAGAGACCCTAAAACAACAAAATGGGTCCTGGGAACCACATTTAGAGTATTCCAGAAAACTGTTTACTTTGGATGAAAATCCCGCATAA
- the gmhA gene encoding D-sedoheptulose 7-phosphate isomerase, with amino-acid sequence MNLKEIASKQIQDSIETKKAVLDTLLPQIEEAGKIASEVLKKGNTILFCGNGGSSCDASHIAAELVVRYKSGNERRALPALSLSADSAVLTACSNDYGYEFVFSRQVEAFGKPGDLLVGLSTSGNSKNVIAALESAKKIGMKTISFLGGDGGKMKGMADLDLIIPRKETARIQESHILIGHILCSIVEYELFQLG; translated from the coding sequence ATGAACTTAAAAGAAATCGCATCCAAACAGATTCAGGACTCCATCGAGACTAAAAAAGCAGTATTGGATACACTTCTTCCTCAGATTGAAGAAGCAGGAAAAATCGCTTCCGAAGTATTAAAAAAAGGGAATACGATCCTTTTTTGTGGAAACGGTGGTTCTTCTTGCGATGCATCTCATATTGCAGCAGAACTTGTAGTTCGTTATAAATCTGGAAACGAAAGAAGAGCACTTCCTGCGTTATCATTGTCTGCAGATTCGGCTGTTCTAACAGCTTGTTCCAACGATTACGGATATGAATTTGTGTTTTCTCGTCAGGTAGAAGCTTTCGGAAAACCTGGAGATCTACTTGTTGGACTTTCAACCAGTGGGAATTCCAAAAACGTGATCGCTGCCTTGGAATCCGCTAAAAAGATCGGGATGAAAACAATCTCTTTCTTAGGTGGAGATGGCGGAAAAATGAAAGGAATGGCTGATCTAGATCTGATCATTCCAAGAAAAGAAACAGCACGTATCCAAGAATCCCATATTCTGATCGGCCATATTCTTTGTTCGATTGTAGAATACGAACTCTTTCAGTTAGGATGA
- a CDS encoding PLP-dependent cysteine synthase family protein: protein MFDEISRSIDEFGNSLLGALNNVQNAFGRELSVAKPIKENVLQMIGNTPLIRLNQIGSHIPNVEIYLKAEFCNPTGSVKDRTALSMILAAERRGELKPGGSIFQAGYNTTAISLAWISTLRQYKFKVFLAPDTDQEKIKELKSYGATVEVVQLAKGNWDDSLLETAKAAKDKEKNSVILNEFKDMANTNAHFLFTGPEIWRDLAGNVDAFVAGGGSGGTLSGVGRYLKSKKPSLRVIMGVSKNSRFIRKMIQGDSSIRLPESFDPKVTDQYIGVDRDEALRYQSELYQKEGIFAGLTTGTTLASAIHYAESLPTREDQKTPSYKIVVLSPDRL from the coding sequence ATGTTCGACGAAATTTCACGCTCCATAGATGAATTCGGCAATAGCCTTCTGGGGGCTTTGAATAATGTTCAAAATGCTTTCGGAAGAGAGCTAAGCGTAGCTAAACCGATCAAAGAGAATGTTCTCCAGATGATCGGTAATACTCCTCTTATCCGATTGAACCAGATCGGTTCTCATATTCCGAATGTGGAAATTTATCTAAAAGCAGAATTCTGTAATCCAACCGGCAGCGTAAAAGATAGAACTGCACTTTCTATGATCCTTGCGGCAGAAAGAAGAGGGGAACTAAAACCGGGCGGTTCTATTTTCCAAGCTGGATATAATACTACTGCAATCTCTTTAGCTTGGATCTCTACTCTTCGCCAATACAAGTTCAAAGTATTTCTAGCACCTGATACAGATCAGGAGAAGATCAAAGAATTAAAATCTTACGGTGCTACTGTAGAAGTAGTACAACTTGCAAAAGGTAACTGGGACGATTCTCTTTTAGAAACTGCAAAGGCAGCCAAAGATAAAGAGAAAAATAGCGTGATCTTGAATGAATTCAAGGATATGGCAAATACGAATGCACACTTCTTATTTACTGGGCCTGAGATCTGGAGAGATCTTGCTGGGAATGTAGATGCATTCGTAGCAGGAGGAGGTTCCGGTGGAACTCTTTCCGGTGTAGGAAGATATTTAAAGAGTAAAAAACCTTCTCTTAGAGTGATCATGGGAGTGAGCAAAAATTCTCGCTTCATCCGTAAAATGATCCAAGGTGATTCCAGTATTCGACTTCCTGAATCTTTCGATCCTAAAGTGACTGACCAGTATATTGGGGTGGATAGAGACGAGGCGCTTCGTTATCAATCTGAACTCTACCAAAAAGAAGGAATTTTTGCGGGACTGACTACAGGTACTACTTTGGCGTCTGCTATTCATTACGCAGAAAGTCTTCCTACTCGTGAAGATCAAAAAACTCCTAGCTATAAGATCGTAGTACTTTCTCCAGACCGACTCTAA
- a CDS encoding LBBP_01157 family protein, with product MAKGKQKSGFWNKLFFWRKKKKISAETEKELVRDSRGYTWELKDLREKADRFFVTRKKPSGVIFENPSLKLTKNNRNLFRLEGKEKSGREYSLVVSTGNYLTEQAGKISGVLFLGEADLNRLLSGDHKSLKSILSGINAPNWDEESWSVLQEEADLKRSIDSWKEILTWDPIWKQQILINLRPSTIAVLLVFLGKEFEDLFQANSSERVKQIVSKELYFLNVSGNRNSPHSENLTLYEFDSAKKDFESVLSKIRSKKDK from the coding sequence ATGGCCAAGGGCAAACAAAAATCAGGTTTTTGGAATAAACTCTTTTTCTGGAGAAAGAAAAAGAAGATCTCTGCAGAAACTGAAAAAGAACTAGTTCGAGATAGCCGAGGTTATACTTGGGAATTAAAAGACCTAAGAGAAAAAGCGGATCGCTTTTTTGTGACACGTAAAAAACCTTCTGGCGTAATTTTTGAAAATCCTTCCTTAAAGCTTACTAAAAATAACAGAAACCTATTCCGTTTAGAAGGTAAGGAAAAATCAGGAAGAGAATACTCTTTGGTTGTCTCTACTGGAAACTATCTAACGGAACAAGCAGGTAAGATTAGCGGAGTTCTCTTTTTAGGAGAAGCTGACTTAAATCGACTTTTGAGCGGAGATCATAAAAGCCTAAAAAGTATATTATCCGGAATTAATGCCCCAAATTGGGACGAAGAATCTTGGTCAGTTTTGCAAGAAGAGGCGGATTTAAAACGTTCAATCGATTCTTGGAAAGAGATCTTAACATGGGATCCAATTTGGAAACAACAGATATTGATTAATCTCAGGCCTAGCACCATCGCAGTATTATTGGTATTTTTAGGAAAAGAATTCGAAGATCTATTCCAAGCAAATTCTTCTGAAAGAGTGAAACAGATCGTTTCCAAAGAGCTGTATTTTTTAAACGTAAGCGGAAACAGGAATTCTCCGCATTCCGAAAATTTGACACTGTATGAATTTGATTCCGCCAAAAAGGATTTTGAGTCAGTGCTCTCTAAAATTCGGTCTAAAAAGGATAAATGA
- a CDS encoding FHA domain-containing protein, producing MKIPHKLQNLMIGRFFINFLILIACAYPAFVGAESIHLEEYDISRYPKVELKLRAGKGVSLDQEILTVSEQKENRARRVGPLKIHRPEGTRPIHIYLITQMTNSFDHNVQATEILKTIVERADSADRFSFVFFTDDVFFSKDDLSKSDALKEAKVPGGKSNRNTSANLDYVFQKISPRLKETDYILTLFYDQDLIPSNEAQNGEYTPNIPIQVLSFPSNGGKFLVKRYGGTFYSLNSPDFRTQVFGDLDYFRKEPWSLVYESPFQDEWQFQGSGNLEVELETKNSRRLSFSYDLPFRTRLLVFLLHPSIFLPSFTFLLVLTLVALIVVLKKGKKQNPEGTVSPEERLHTIEFEQDAYRKMYGNQYQLVYSEEDRIETERAAPVALKEFEQGESYEKATLVFKEGRNPGKQYSLSRAETNIGNSDLCDLVLYEQSVSKNHARIRKVRNRYIIYDLVSESGTFLNGKKILRPRILYDFDEIGIGKALLVFRGK from the coding sequence ATGAAAATCCCGCATAAATTGCAAAACCTTATGATCGGCCGCTTCTTCATAAACTTTCTCATCTTAATCGCTTGCGCATACCCTGCGTTTGTTGGGGCAGAAAGTATCCATTTAGAAGAATATGATATTTCCAGATATCCTAAAGTAGAATTAAAATTGAGAGCAGGTAAGGGTGTTTCTCTGGATCAGGAGATACTCACAGTTTCGGAACAAAAAGAAAATCGCGCAAGGAGAGTAGGGCCTCTCAAGATCCATAGACCGGAAGGCACAAGGCCGATCCATATTTATCTGATCACTCAAATGACGAATTCATTCGATCATAATGTGCAAGCTACAGAAATCTTAAAAACTATTGTAGAAAGAGCCGATTCTGCCGATCGTTTCAGTTTCGTATTTTTTACGGATGATGTATTCTTCTCCAAAGACGATCTAAGTAAATCGGATGCTTTGAAAGAAGCTAAGGTTCCAGGTGGGAAGTCCAACAGGAATACTTCTGCAAACCTAGATTATGTTTTTCAAAAGATCTCTCCTCGTTTGAAAGAGACTGATTATATTCTGACTCTATTTTACGATCAGGATCTCATCCCTTCCAATGAAGCACAGAATGGAGAATACACTCCGAATATCCCGATCCAGGTTTTGTCTTTTCCTTCTAATGGAGGAAAGTTCTTAGTCAAAAGATACGGTGGAACATTCTATTCCTTGAATAGTCCTGATTTTAGGACCCAGGTTTTTGGAGATCTGGATTATTTCAGAAAAGAACCTTGGTCTTTGGTTTACGAATCTCCTTTCCAAGACGAATGGCAATTCCAAGGAAGTGGAAATTTAGAAGTAGAACTGGAAACTAAAAATTCCAGAAGACTTAGTTTTTCCTACGATCTTCCATTTAGGACCAGGCTTCTCGTTTTCTTATTACATCCTTCTATCTTTTTGCCTAGCTTTACTTTCTTACTCGTTCTTACTTTGGTTGCTTTGATCGTAGTTCTAAAAAAAGGAAAAAAGCAGAATCCTGAAGGAACTGTAAGTCCAGAAGAAAGACTTCATACGATAGAATTCGAACAAGACGCTTACCGTAAAATGTATGGAAACCAGTACCAGCTTGTCTATTCGGAAGAAGACCGGATTGAAACGGAAAGGGCGGCGCCTGTTGCTTTAAAAGAATTCGAACAAGGCGAATCCTACGAAAAGGCCACACTTGTTTTTAAAGAAGGAAGAAATCCAGGTAAACAATACTCACTCTCAAGAGCCGAGACCAATATTGGAAATTCTGACCTTTGTGATCTGGTCTTATACGAACAATCTGTCAGTAAAAATCATGCAAGGATCAGAAAGGTCCGCAACCGTTACATTATATATGATCTGGTGTCCGAATCCGGAACCTTCTTAAATGGTAAAAAAATTCTGAGACCAAGGATCTTGTACGATTTTGACGAGATTGGAATCGGTAAGGCTTTACTCGTTTTTAGAGGCAAGTAA
- the leuD gene encoding 3-isopropylmalate dehydratase small subunit — translation MKPFTQHDGLAVLIDRPNIDTDAIIPKQFLKKIERTGFGTHLFHDWRYLDDEGTKPNPEFSLNQDRYKGASILVTRDNFGCGSSREHAPWALEDFGFRAIIAPSYADIFYNNCFKNGMLPVVLKPEEVDEIFKIVDKTPGAKIKIDLDKQNVISPSGNVYNFEVDSFRKYCLFNGLDDIGLTLQHVAEISTYEEKNRKDVPWLYASHK, via the coding sequence ATGAAACCCTTTACTCAACACGACGGTTTAGCGGTCCTAATTGATCGCCCAAATATAGATACGGATGCAATCATCCCTAAACAATTTTTGAAGAAGATAGAACGTACCGGTTTTGGTACCCATCTATTCCATGACTGGAGATATCTGGATGACGAGGGAACTAAACCGAATCCTGAATTCAGCCTGAACCAAGACAGATATAAAGGCGCTTCTATTCTTGTAACCAGAGACAATTTCGGATGTGGCTCTTCCAGAGAGCATGCTCCTTGGGCTTTAGAAGATTTTGGATTTAGAGCTATTATTGCTCCTTCTTACGCTGATATTTTTTATAATAATTGTTTCAAAAACGGTATGCTTCCAGTTGTTTTAAAGCCGGAAGAAGTGGACGAAATTTTCAAGATCGTGGATAAGACTCCGGGAGCCAAAATTAAGATCGATCTGGACAAACAGAACGTGATCAGTCCTTCCGGAAATGTTTACAATTTCGAGGTGGATTCTTTCCGTAAGTATTGTTTGTTCAATGGTTTGGACGATATCGGTTTAACTCTGCAGCACGTTGCTGAGATCTCTACTTATGAAGAGAAAAATCGAAAAGATGTTCCTTGGTTATACGCTTCTCATAAGTAA
- the leuC gene encoding 3-isopropylmalate dehydratase large subunit, protein MKTMFEKIWEDHLVGEMEGESYIIYIDRHLIHEVTSPQAFDGIRMAARKVRRPEATFATMDHNVSTRIRDLELADPISANQMKTLIKNCNENGITLYDLNHPDQGIIHVIAPEMGLTHPGMTIVCGDSHTSTHGAFGALAFGIGTSEVEHVLATQTLLQRRAKTMEIRVDGQLSPHVTAKDIVLAIIGKIGTGGATGYVIEYRGSAISSLSMEARMTVCNMSIEAGARAGLIAPDQTTFDYLKGKDFAPKGAEWDLAVQKWKRYVTDDGAKFDTSIVLKAEEIAPQVTWGTSPGQVVPVTGIVPDPKDAPDAVEKTSIENALKYMDLKPGQKMEDVFVNKVFIGSCTNSRIEDLRVAATTVKGKKVSSKVQAIVVPGSGRVKRQAESEGLDKIFIEAGFEWRQPGCSMCLAMNDDVLQPGDRCASTSNRNFEGRQGKGGRTHLVGPAMAAAAAVEGHFVDIRNWK, encoded by the coding sequence ATGAAAACGATGTTCGAAAAAATCTGGGAAGACCATTTGGTCGGTGAAATGGAAGGAGAGTCTTATATTATTTATATAGACCGACATCTGATCCATGAGGTAACGAGTCCCCAGGCTTTCGATGGTATTCGTATGGCTGCAAGAAAGGTCCGCCGTCCTGAAGCTACTTTTGCTACCATGGACCATAACGTTTCCACTCGGATCCGTGATCTGGAATTGGCTGATCCAATCTCTGCCAACCAGATGAAAACTCTTATCAAGAATTGTAATGAGAACGGTATTACTCTTTATGATCTAAATCACCCTGACCAAGGGATCATCCATGTTATCGCACCTGAGATGGGACTCACTCATCCAGGTATGACTATTGTTTGCGGGGACTCTCATACTTCTACTCATGGAGCTTTTGGAGCACTTGCTTTCGGAATAGGAACTTCTGAAGTAGAACATGTGCTTGCTACCCAAACTCTTTTGCAAAGAAGAGCAAAAACTATGGAGATCAGAGTTGATGGTCAACTTTCTCCTCATGTAACTGCTAAGGATATCGTTCTTGCGATCATCGGAAAGATCGGAACTGGCGGAGCAACTGGATATGTAATCGAATATAGAGGATCTGCAATTTCTTCCTTAAGTATGGAAGCTCGTATGACAGTTTGTAATATGTCTATCGAGGCTGGTGCAAGAGCAGGACTTATCGCTCCGGACCAAACCACTTTTGATTATCTGAAAGGAAAAGATTTCGCACCTAAGGGTGCAGAATGGGATCTGGCTGTCCAAAAATGGAAACGTTATGTGACAGACGATGGAGCAAAATTTGATACTAGTATAGTATTAAAAGCAGAAGAGATCGCTCCACAAGTTACTTGGGGAACTTCTCCAGGACAAGTAGTTCCTGTGACTGGAATTGTTCCTGATCCAAAAGATGCACCGGATGCAGTAGAAAAGACTAGTATCGAAAACGCACTTAAATATATGGACTTGAAACCTGGACAAAAGATGGAAGATGTCTTTGTGAATAAGGTATTCATCGGTTCTTGTACAAATTCTAGAATTGAAGACCTTAGAGTAGCTGCGACGACCGTAAAAGGTAAGAAGGTTTCCAGCAAGGTCCAGGCAATCGTTGTTCCTGGTTCCGGAAGAGTGAAACGCCAAGCAGAATCAGAAGGACTAGATAAAATTTTCATAGAGGCAGGCTTCGAATGGAGACAACCAGGTTGTTCTATGTGCCTTGCTATGAACGACGACGTTTTACAGCCAGGAGACAGATGCGCTTCTACTTCCAATCGTAACTTCGAAGGAAGACAAGGAAAGGGTGGAAGAACTCACCTAGTTGGTCCTGCTATGGCAGCCGCTGCCGCAGTCGAAGGACATTTTGTAGATATTCGGAACTGGAAATAA
- a CDS encoding O-antigen ligase family protein — protein MKPSFFSQISETSGKISLHSLLLFLVAFPLSVSASQILAGLSIFCFIFSPKENFQKIRSYLLPWGFILGAYALVFISSLVHFEEYSNFWKTFTRQSEAGDFWLSILFPIAAVHSSDEKNRSLIYKYLWISFLLVLISGIASVFSEYRLGKFISNGFTPAPGDRRQHPAGPLFGLDTYLPIGLMNTHLTYGGLISFYIPGIALLTLRKLKEKDLKRTVGFGILLLLSLWVFLLNQSKSAWLGVFAVTVYFILSKWKDFSGKLPRFTLARISIVILLLITLAGTVRFFYQRNWLLQRTLAQLTEIQTPENQRYWIYKLSLPLLAKNPILGTGGGRFKETSSDISKSFIEKNEQLWYELYITPNKHAHNDILEFAIVGGWFSGILWIGFFYLLFRKIANSSLEEGNFPLVGVGFIWVAGFFQCYLLDDEVALPFFALAGLLWGREKETSSKFSTASTIFLSFTLLLNTSFWIWRLSIPAELAYGRQVFASSSQVAKKIERRILPFRNQTSEREKRISENIIVSASEGNSEFSLEGCLTHRYPNPAKLREEDYSLGIYISPTWENPPTKVSVTVFSEESFDEDKLYWSHRKYDLGTKELDLKPGWNSFIWKETMELSKITIFPDIVFFRSFKIRFGGFSPEKQMDLPVLDLGDLCDFKLK, from the coding sequence GTGAAACCTAGCTTCTTTTCTCAAATTTCAGAGACCTCTGGAAAGATCTCCTTACATTCCTTATTATTATTTTTAGTAGCATTTCCACTTTCCGTTTCTGCCTCTCAAATCTTGGCAGGCCTAAGCATTTTCTGTTTTATATTCTCCCCTAAAGAGAATTTCCAAAAGATCAGATCTTACCTTCTGCCTTGGGGATTCATTTTAGGAGCTTATGCCCTTGTATTCATTTCGTCTTTGGTACACTTCGAAGAATATTCCAATTTCTGGAAAACATTCACAAGACAATCGGAAGCGGGAGATTTCTGGCTTTCGATCTTATTTCCAATTGCGGCAGTTCATTCTTCAGATGAAAAAAATAGAAGTCTGATCTATAAATATCTTTGGATCTCATTCTTACTCGTCTTGATCTCGGGGATCGCTTCTGTTTTCAGCGAATACAGGCTTGGTAAATTTATCTCCAATGGTTTTACTCCAGCGCCAGGAGATAGAAGGCAACATCCTGCCGGACCACTTTTTGGTCTGGATACTTATCTTCCGATCGGGTTAATGAACACTCATTTGACCTATGGCGGATTAATTTCTTTTTATATTCCTGGAATTGCACTTCTCACTTTAAGAAAGCTAAAGGAGAAAGATTTAAAACGTACAGTTGGATTTGGCATCCTTCTTCTGCTATCGCTTTGGGTCTTTTTACTCAACCAAAGCAAATCTGCATGGCTCGGAGTTTTCGCAGTTACTGTTTATTTTATTCTAAGTAAATGGAAAGATTTCTCGGGCAAATTACCAAGGTTCACTCTTGCAAGAATTTCGATTGTAATCTTACTACTAATCACTCTTGCCGGAACAGTTCGATTCTTTTACCAAAGGAACTGGTTATTACAAAGAACTCTTGCCCAACTCACAGAGATCCAAACTCCCGAAAACCAAAGATATTGGATCTATAAACTTAGCCTTCCATTACTTGCAAAAAATCCGATCTTGGGAACTGGAGGAGGAAGATTTAAGGAAACCAGCTCAGATATTTCTAAATCATTTATAGAGAAAAATGAACAACTTTGGTATGAGTTATATATCACTCCTAACAAACATGCTCATAATGATATCTTAGAATTTGCGATCGTAGGAGGATGGTTCTCCGGAATTTTATGGATCGGATTCTTCTATCTTTTATTTAGAAAGATTGCTAATTCAAGTTTAGAAGAAGGAAATTTTCCTTTGGTGGGTGTGGGATTTATCTGGGTAGCTGGATTTTTCCAATGTTATCTTTTAGATGATGAAGTCGCACTTCCCTTCTTTGCTTTGGCAGGACTTTTATGGGGAAGAGAGAAGGAAACATCTTCTAAATTTTCAACTGCCTCTACGATCTTCTTAAGTTTCACCTTACTATTAAATACTTCTTTCTGGATTTGGAGACTTTCTATCCCTGCAGAACTTGCATATGGGAGACAGGTATTTGCTTCTTCTTCTCAAGTTGCGAAAAAGATAGAAAGACGTATCCTTCCTTTTAGGAATCAAACTTCTGAAAGAGAAAAAAGAATTTCAGAAAATATTATAGTCTCCGCTTCGGAGGGAAATTCAGAATTTTCTCTTGAAGGTTGCCTTACTCATAGATATCCAAATCCAGCTAAACTCCGAGAAGAAGATTATTCTTTAGGGATCTATATTTCCCCGACTTGGGAAAATCCACCGACTAAGGTTAGCGTTACAGTATTTTCAGAAGAATCTTTTGATGAAGACAAACTATATTGGTCTCATAGAAAATATGATTTAGGAACTAAGGAATTAGATCTGAAACCTGGTTGGAATTCATTCATTTGGAAAGAGACCATGGAGCTCTCTAAAATTACGATCTTTCCAGATATCGTATTTTTCAGGAGTTTTAAGATCCGATTTGGAGGTTTCAGTCCGGAGAAGCAGATGGATCTTCCTGTCCTAGACTTGGGAGATCTCTGCGATTTTAAATTAAAGTAA